ACCCAAATGTCACAACTCACTACGGTTGTCAGTCAACTGCAGCAGGAGAAGGGTAAGTTTCCAGCCCAGGGTAGTGCAGCGAGTGCGCATTACTTAGGAAATTCTTCAGGTCCTAATGGTCAAAACCCGAACCAGGAGGAGGCTAAGTCAGTCACCATTCTCAGGAGCGGGAAGGAGATCGATAAGTCCATCCCGCTAATGCAGAAACCAGCTTCACCCTCGAAGCCGGTTGATGCACCAAGAGCAACCCCTGATATAGTTGATGTCCCTAGGAAGGAGGTAAAGGAAGATGAGGAGTCACCTGAGGTGGTGGTGCCTGCAGTTGCAGCCCCCACGACTCCAACGCCACCGGCTGTGCCAGTAGCTCCATTTCCCCAAAGGCTGGCGGTGAAACCTAAGCAGAATATGAACCTCAAGATGTCAGAACTTTTCAAGAGGGTGCAATTC
This DNA window, taken from Rhododendron vialii isolate Sample 1 chromosome 8a, ASM3025357v1, encodes the following:
- the LOC131298551 gene encoding uncharacterized protein LOC131298551 encodes the protein MTFQTESRQQIGALTTQMSQLTTVVSQLQQEKGKFPAQGSAASAHYLGNSSGPNGQNPNQEEAKSVTILRSGKEIDKSIPLMQKPASPSKPVDAPRATPDIVDVPRKEVKEDEESPEVVVPAVAAPTTPTPPAVPVAPFPQRLAVKPKQNMNLKMSELFKRVQFPITLMEAIKSFPQCAKVLKDLCTKKHKSQNNVVLTEHVSSILQTEIPAKCKDLGCPTITIDIVGQAFDKALLDLGASVNLLPYSVYLRLGLGDLRATPVTLQLADRSVRVPKGVVEDVMI